Below is a genomic region from Rosa chinensis cultivar Old Blush chromosome 5, RchiOBHm-V2, whole genome shotgun sequence.
TGGAGAAGGTCAAGATACTCAAAAAGAAACACACAGAGTGTGTAATGACCAAACTATTGGTGTTGTTTCTAATAAAGACGCAGGTTATCCACTTAGATCAAGAAGATGGAAAGGAAGTAAGCATTTATTACCGCTTTTGTATTAGTTATGTGCCTTAAAGTAAAATCACAGTATTGATCAATATGTAAAAGTGTGTTTACAaagaataattcttcaatacaGTGATGGCGGCAAACACTGAAAAACCAGAAATGGAGATGGTTTCACAAGATGATCATGAAGAAAGAGCAAATACTGAAAGAAAAAGACAGAGAATGTATAGTGATCAACCTCCTACTACTGTTCTTAATATGAACAAACATTGTCAAATTAGATCGAAGAGGTGGAAACAAAGTAAGCATGTATTATTAGTGTTACAATGTCTCTGTAATTGAATCATTCTAGTAAAATGTGTTTTCTGTCTCAAccttaaattttctttttagtttgtGAATGGAGAAAGCCATGCTTGATAAATGTGAAGCATTGCTGGCCTCAGTAGCAGCTGTGCAGGTATAATAATGTGTCCATATGTTTAACAGAGTCAAAATACCTTACTTTCTTCAGCAACTTAGTCTTTAATTAGATTTTGAATTCTAGATTTTAtattgggctaaatactagttccctgtggtttaggtccaaaatcaattcagtccctggacttctaatttcatcaaaaacacccctgcactttcaattttgatctaataggtccaattcgttaatattctgttttgatctaataggggtctctttatatagaggattacaatgcagagaatctgaatcatacaaggaaaggtaatcatacattgaataggaatatctagatccttctaaaccctattaccactaggtcaagtaacctagagtttgggccaaatacaaaatagagatttacttgaacaaaaagaaaagaaaaaaaagtaagcGAGAAAGATAGGGCTATATTGGATATTTCACTATTACCGAGCTAAGGTGGCGTGGAATGGATTGTCACTTCAACAAGTTAACAAAACATTTTAACGGAGTGGACCTATTGAAGGAAAATTGAGAGACATTGgattttttggatgaaattggaATGTCAAGAACTGTAATGATATTAGAAACAATGTATAGAGACTATACATATGTTGGCCATTTTGAATTATATGATGTGTGCTTATATATTTAGTTAGTGTTCACAATTAAGGTGTGATCAACAAGGATATTATGATGTTTGTCAAACTTTTATTTTACATCTAGTTCAACTAAACTTACACATTCAAAACAAGTTATCACATTCATTTTACACCATTCACATACGATTAACTTAATCAAAGCTAAAACATCATTGCCAAAAATTTTGTTCACAAACTTGTAGCAAGGTCGCATATGGAGTTATTACCTCTAACATTACACAAAAAAAATGACTTATcacaatgacaacaaatttattgtcacatcaaaatataaaaaaattagagcAAATACAATAGAGCGATATGCAAAGAGTTGGAAGTTCCTTTCATTTGATTACAACTTATTGTATTTAGCTAGTTAGAAGGATCTGCAAGGAACCATAAAGGCTTTGCATTTAGTCTGCCAAATATTGTCAAAGGTTTTGCTATAGTTTTTTATTTCCCTGAAAGTGATTGAGCGGGATCTTTATTGGCCCTCCCTGCATTTGCTCCACTTTCTCTATCTGGATGTATATAAAATATCCTATCACTACAAAATTTTCTTCAGCATAATCATTTAAGGGTTTGAAATCATTAAAGCTCTCTAGGTTTTAACGATCGTAAAAGTTATACCATAAACCTCAAGTGACCGAACACGTACACATCAAAGTAATAATAACTCATTAGACATGAACTTGGAATCCTTGCTAGTGAAGTAGTGAACCGGAAGGAAAGCTCGTAAATACAAAAATTTCTTAGATAGAAAGAAGAGAACAAACTTCTATCCTCTTAGATATTGTTTTCGAGAATATTCAAATAAGATGCGAAAATGTCACTACATACATAACAACTCATTTACGTAATTAAACATTTGCACTCCttgaaatgaaaaattaatGGAGTAATTCCACCACGTACGTAGTTGTCATCTACTCACCTAATAGATGCTCTTCTGGAAAGATATTATATCTAGAATCCAACTTGCTGGATACGAAACTTGTGATAGGATCAATATTGCATAGTAGCCATAATTTTAAGAAACAACAAAAGGGCCACTTCATCTCATTTAGTGTTGTTACTGTTTGTATATATACGTGTTtttgggattcaaatttgctcaccatttttattttgtagtgatatcaccacccaattaaaacttgccacatcatgtagaattaatttaatacttaaaatttatttatttaataaaatatcatgattaactataattatgttttataacacacGACAGTTTTATATTTAATGGTAATATCACCACCAAATTATTGGTGAGTAATTTGAATCCGTGCTTTTGTCTCATTCTATTACACAACTTCTATTCAATGACActggaccaaaaaaaaaaatttgaggtcTTGGAGTGGTTCAATACAATAATGTCGGTGCATGGTTAGCTGAGATTCATCTTACTTTGTAGTTTGTAGATAATAACACACCGTACTGCCCAAGAAGAATCTTCATAAAAAAGATTAGTTTTGGATATTTGgtattaattattaattaagaaaacaaaattgaaaagaaaatccTCATACCAATAATATTTCTCTTTTGAGTGTGTACTCCATTTCTCCGTCCGTGGACCAAATTGTTTTTGGTAAACCTCGATGAACGAGGAAATTTATTAGACAAAGAAAAGAAGGACAGCCACTCGGGGGGGGGGTGTTGGATGATGGGGGACATAAATCTTACCCGAGCAGAACATGAAAAACGAAGTACAAGAGAAACAACCTCTTTTCTACAAACCAATCAGACAAACAACTAACAGAAATGAAAATTAGGAATACCCAACCAATCACGACCACAAAAAGAAGTAATAAATGGGGGCAGTATATCCCACCAAACCAAACCTGTGCAGTTGACACCATAATTTACCAAAGCATCCGCAACTTGGTTACCTTCACGAAAGATATGCGATGAGTGAAACTGCATTTGAGAGATACGGTGTAAGCAATTTCTCCACTCTATGCTAAGCCGCCAAGGTACTAAAAATGGAGAGCGCATGAAGTTAAGCACAATCTCCGTGAACCGATCTGAACACAATCCTATTCGATAAATACTCGTTTGCGTACATGACTCTGGCAGAAAGCCTTTAGAACTGCAGTTCTTCCAAACTGACCAAACAAACATTAATAGAACAACACAAACTTATAAGTATTTATTAGCACAGTTTTAGTTTCTCATTAAAAAGATTCATGTAGATGAAAAACAAAGCTCTTAGCTAGTGATATATATGAAGTACTAGAAATTCCTAATGATAAAATAATCCTACTCACACTCACTTGCACTTACACTTTATTATCACTAAACAAATCCACCATACAAAAATTCAACCTTAATTGACCAGGGCGAGCAGCCTTACAAGACAAACTAGGCAACTAGTATATTCTAGACGACAAGCGGAACCGCATTGCAATTAGCTGTCTCTTTGTGCTCTTCCTCATCCATTGTATCACAAATCCCTCTCCCTCTCGTCTCCGgcaaacaaacaacaaacaaccCACAAACCCCCACCACAACCCCAAACACCCCATACGACAGAACCCCGCCGTTTGCCCTCCCTGCCGCCGCCAGCATCGGGCTGAAAACTCCTCCCAACACCACCGCCTGCCTCGCCATTGAGAGAGCCGAGTTCCTCACGCACGTTGGGAAGAGCTCAATCGTGAATATAAGCAATACATTCAAGGCTGAACAACCACTAAAGAAAGACACAAGCTCTAACCCGATTTGTAACTCTGCCCACGGATTAAAACCTTTTAGCACCGAGAGAATGCTACAAGCTCCACTGAGAAAAGTGAAAAACAGTAGCGAGCTTCTCCTGTTCAGTTTCCCAATTAGGAAAAAAGCGACTAAAGAAGCAGGTAGCTCGGACAAGGCATTAAACGTGACACTCAAGTAAAGGTTGAAGTTCAAGCTCCCCAAAGCTAACGGCATGCCGTAGTACACCATTCCGATTCCAAATCCCGTTCCCATGACCGCGCAGAGTCTCCGAAAAGCCCATTTTCTCTTTACCAAAATTCCGATTGCAGAGTAGAGATCCACATTCCAAGTCTCTTGCTCAAACGACAAGCTTGAGAAGCTCATGGTTATGCTTCGTGAAATGCATTTTAGGGTTGAGATGGCGTCTTCTTTGCGGCCCCGGACGAATAGCCACCGGGGCGATTCTCGGACCAGGAAATGGACGAGAATGGAGTAAAAGAGAGTAGGAATTGAAGTCCAGAAGTAGAGTGTTCTCCATGAGTGGCTTTGATGGGTGTAAGCTATAGCTGGTAGGGAGAGAAACCCTAATGTGAAGCAAAAGAAACCTACCACACCCACCTGGCCACGCCACCGTTTGCCTACCAGCTCGGTGGACAAGACTAGCGCTGACGTGCCGATGGTGGCGCGGGCGAAGCCGGTGACGAATCTCAAGAAGGAATAGATCCATATGTTGGTGGAAAAAGCGGTGAGGAGGGTGGAGAAAGACATCATGAGACACGAGAGGAAGAGCATCTTTTTTCGGCCGAGTGATGAATCGGCGAGTGTGGAGAGGGCGAGTCCTCCGATCAAGCACCCCATGAAGAAGGAGGAGGCCGGTAGGCCTGTGACGACCGACCCGGAACACTCGAGGGCCCATTCGGAGATTACAGAGGTGTGTTTGGGCCGATCCCAGTCCCACGAGGACTTGGGAAGTTGGCAAATGTTTGAGAATGATGAGTTGCATGAGCTGGGGTTGTCAGTGAGCTGTTGAGTACAGTGCCACGCGGGCTCGGCGTCTGTGAAGACGGTGATGAAGGTTTGCTGGGCGTCGAAGAACCATGAAAAAGAGACGAGGATGGCCTGGAGGAACTGTACCCACCCGAAATCTCCGATGCAAAGTTCGATGGTGGAGTCGAGGGAGGGAAGGTGTTTTTGTAGCAGAGGGGGTTCTGACTCAGCCGATTCGTAGAGAAGAGGGGTTGAATCGCCCATTTGGTTTCAGAACCAAAGAACGAGCTaaattaaggtttttttttttttttttgaaaagctaAATTAAGGTTTTTATGGAATGAGTGAATTATCCTGATGAAGGTTTATATAGGAGGATTTCAACGGCGTGGTCAAAACTCAAGGTATGGTCAAGATCTATCATCTATGTACTATGGTTCTGTTTTCAGTTCTTTTGTCCTTCTTCTTTTATGCAGATCAGAGAAAATAATAGTACTATAAAGGCAAACATAAAGTTTTTATTtataaggaaaatgatttgtggcctcaatcagcctaagatttatggcctcaattttaggtgtcatgtcatgtcatctaCACACGTcaactatttgtcaaatcatgctatgtaactcttgagaaaaatacaattttatccttccaaaatctaataaccatgttattttggctttctaaaaaaaattattttagtttttttttttttcattttttcttttcattacactcatgcttagatttaaataacaatttttttttctccaatcaagaatagaaaattTTCATATAATTCAGTCAATggatttgcacatacatttgATCACTATAGATTTGCGCAACACAtgtatgaattcaacctttgttgggttcttgtaaattttgaaaatatagtgtgaaaaatacatattcatacgattatatatatatatatatatatcttttgttcatttttctctttatgtagttagggtttaaacgttatatttgagtttattattttttctattggaacctccaaatttactcacttgacctccttgctttttacacctcctatcaaattttcaaatactaaatttactcactaaacctcactcaagttcctgatatttttttttttgaaacgttcccccccccccccccccatataTTTAGATTATTGATGATAATTAATGGCtgctactaacatgaaattttttcttacctcttaatttagacatacgtattttccaaaatcaatttattaatgctagtTTTTAGGATGAAACTAATCAatgtttggaaagaaaagttaatccctatttcttgacacctaattcaatatattaatactatttggaaagaaaaattataggaaagaat
It encodes:
- the LOC112165521 gene encoding organic cation/carnitine transporter 3 is translated as MGDSTPLLYESAESEPPLLQKHLPSLDSTIELCIGDFGWVQFLQAILVSFSWFFDAQQTFITVFTDAEPAWHCTQQLTDNPSSCNSSFSNICQLPKSSWDWDRPKHTSVISEWALECSGSVVTGLPASSFFMGCLIGGLALSTLADSSLGRKKMLFLSCLMMSFSTLLTAFSTNIWIYSFLRFVTGFARATIGTSALVLSTELVGKRWRGQVGVVGFFCFTLGFLSLPAIAYTHQSHSWRTLYFWTSIPTLFYSILVHFLVRESPRWLFVRGRKEDAISTLKCISRSITMSFSSLSFEQETWNVDLYSAIGILVKRKWAFRRLCAVMGTGFGIGMVYYGMPLALGSLNFNLYLSVTFNALSELPASLVAFFLIGKLNRRSSLLFFTFLSGACSILSVLKGFNPWAELQIGLELVSFFSGCSALNVLLIFTIELFPTCVRNSALSMARQAVVLGGVFSPMLAAAGRANGGVLSYGVFGVVVGVCGLFVVCLPETRGRGICDTMDEEEHKETANCNAVPLVV